A window of Kocuria sp. TGY1127_2 genomic DNA:
TTTTTCCGAGGCGCGCTTCATCGCGGTCCGGGTTGAGAAGAGGGGTAGGAGGGATGAGAGGTCGCTACGGTTCCCAGACGCATCCACCGTGCCGCCTGCGCGGGCCTCTTCCCAAGTCATGAGGCCGGTAACAAGGCCCAACCACGTATCCGCAGTAGTCTCGACGACGTTCGGGGGAGTGCCGCGGGTATGCCGCGGGCCTTCGATGGCCTGAGTGACGCCGAATGGCGGGACTCGGACCTCGACCGAATTGCCGGGGGCGCGGTGAGCCAATTCCTCGAGAGCGTATCGGACGGCAGCGGCTTTGGTCTTACGGTCCGTCGCCGTGGGGTCGGATTCCCACGAACGGAGCGCTGCCAGGCCGACGTCGTCGGTGATCTTGCGCCGTGCCATGGGTCAAGCCTCCTCGAACGCGGATCCGAGCCGCACCTGGCCGACCGGCTTGCCTCCGCCCGTGATGGGCTGGAGCACGCGGGGCAGGAGCGCTTCGACCGAATCCTGGGCGATGTAGCCCTGCCGAGCCAGGAGAGTCAGGGCTACCAGCGTGACAGCTCTGAAGGATCCGTCCAACGACTTGACCGCTACCGCCGCGCCGTCCCGAGTGCCGATGGCCAAGACCCCTTCCGCGCCGAATTTGGCGATGACGTCGAGCTCTTCCATGACGAGGGTGTTGGGTTTGCCGTGGTTCTGGACCATTTCCGGATAATCGGCCATGGCGGTCGCCAAGGTCGCGGTTCGGGCATCCGCCTTGATGTTGCGTATTCCCTCGCCCAGAGTTCCGTATGCCCGCGCCAAACCGTTCAAGCTGAATGCCGGAACGGGTGCGCCGCATCCATCCACACCGATGGTCTGGACCGGTTCGCCCGTGAACTCTTCCACGATCTCCATAACGAGTCGCTGTAATGGGTGGTCCGGTTCCAAATATGTCCCGGTGTCCCACTCGTTGTGGACACAAGCCGCAAGGAATGCGGCGTGCTTTCCGGAGCAGTTGAACGCGATACGTTGTTTTCCCATGTCATGCGTGAGCAAGTAGGAGTGCGCGCGTTCGTCCTTGGGGAAGGCCTCGGGGCACTGCAGATCGCGCGGCGAGAGCCCCGCATCCTGCAGGATGTCCGCGACCACTTGGATCTGTTCGAATGAGCCCTCGTGCGAACCTGCGGCGATGGCTACCTCCGCGCCGCGCAAGGGAGCGCCCGCCTTGAGCGAGGCGATGGCCTGAAACGGTTTGAGAGTCGAGCGGGGGAAGATCGGGGCATCGGCGTCGCCGACAGCGTGGACGATTTCGCCTTCGGGTGAGACCACCGCGGCCGCGCCAATGTGGCGGGACTCCACGAAGCCGCTCCGCTCGACGACGGCCAGCTCGGCCGCATTTTCCCAGCTGAAAGTCTGCATAGAAGTCATTGTTCCACGGCCGCCCGTGCAACGGCTGTGCCCACCCGTCCGGTGAACACAAAGGCCGGCGGCATCGTGGTGGAAGTCTGTCCGCGTCGATGCCGCCCCGATCTCTATCGGACGCCGCACTAGTCGATCCGGAGGTGTGTTTCCCTGATCTTGTGGATGAAGGGGGCCACGATGACCGCAACAATGCCCAGAACCCCTCCGACGAAGAAGGCCGCGTGAGAGCCGCTGACCTGTGCCTCACCGGCCGAAGAGCCTGCGGCGACGGCGATTCCGGTGCCCACGGTCAGAGCCGCGGTCAGGATCGCCGTGCCCGTGGCCCCACCGAGTTGTTGCAGGGTGTTCATGATGGCCGAACCGTGGCTATAGAGGCTCTGAGGCAGAGATCCCAAGGCGACGGTCATCATCGGCGTCATGATCATGGCCATGCCGAGGCTGAAGACAATGTGAACCCCGACGATGAATCCGACGCTGGTATCCGGGTGAATCAGGAAGAAGAGCCACTGCCCGGCGGTGAGCATGACCGTGCCGGGAATGACCATGGGACGAGGCCCGAATTTGTCGTAAACGCGCCCGATCAGCGGTGACAACAGACCTTGCACGAGACCGCCGGGCAACATGACCAGCCCGACCGTCATCACATTGATGCCCATACCGGACTGCATCAGGATCGGCAGGACCATAACGGATCCCAACATCACGGCCATCGCGATCATGAGCACGGAAACCGCTAGCCGGAAGTTGTGCACTGCAAAGGGGCGCAGATCCAGCAAAGCCGATCCGGATGCCTTCTGAAGTTTCCGTTGGCGTGAGGCGAAGAGGACCAGCGCGATGATGCCGACGACCAAACCGATCAGCGGGGTCAAGTGGCCCTTTGCGATTGCACTCACGGAGCCCATCGCGTACACGATGCCACCGAAGCCCAGAACTGCCAGTACGACGGAAGCCAGGTCCAAGGGGAGCTTCCGGGTGTGGCCAGTGGGCTTGAGGAGGAAGAAACCGACGAGCAGGACGATGACGCCCAGCGGGAGCATCATGCGGAAAACCCAGTGCCAGCTCAGCGCGTTGACAATGATTCCGGAGAGAGTCGGGCCAACGGCAGGGGCCACCGCGATGACAACCGAGTTGAGGCCCATGACGGTTCCTCGGTGTGCCGGGGGGACCATGATCAGTGTGGAGGTCATGAGGAGAGGCAGAACAATGCCCGTGCCACCCGCCTGAATGACGCGTCCGGCAAGAATCGTCGCGAAATTCGGTGCGAAGGCGGCCATTGCCGTACCCACAACGAAGAGCGACAGTGCGACCAGGAAGAGACGCTTGATGGTGAATCGCTCGAGCATCCAGCCCGTCGTCGGAATGATGCAGGCCATCGTGAGGAGGAATCCGGTGGTGAGCCACTGCGCGGTGGCGGCGCTGATATCGAAGTCCGCCATAATGTCCGGCAGGGCGACGGTCAGGACCGTCTCGTTGAGGATCATGATGAGGGCGGAGACTACGAGTACAGCCAATACGCCAACGATGTGTTTGGTCGGGAGCGCCTCGGGTTGTTCCTCGGGGGTGGCTCGCGCCTCGGCGGCGACGACTTCCGAGAATTGCCCTGTTTGCGGGCTCGCTGGCGAAGGACCAGGGGACATGCACATACCTGATTTCTGTGAGGGGTGAACACCGATAATGTCACGGAGTGCCACTTTGGCGTAAGTGCCATAGGCGTGTGATATTTGACATGGCCGTAATGTCGAAGGAGGTCCCCATGGATCAGACGGTTGACTTGCGAACTCGACGCAAGCTGCAGACCGAACGGGAGATACACCGTGCGGCCTTGGAACTCTTCGAACAGCAAGGCGTCCGGGCGACGACAGTTCCGGAGATCGCGGCTCGAGCAGGTGTTTCTCCACGCACCTTTTTCCGTTACTTCTCGACCAAGGAAGAAGCCGCGTTGCCGATCCAACGCACCATGGTGCGGGCCATCGACCGAGTGGAATTCTCGGCCTCCGAGCCGACCGCGGTCCTCGAAACTGTGGAAGCCATGATGGACGCGACCCTGTCCGAACCAACCGCGTCCGAAATCGAGGACCACCGTCGGATCTCTCGGCTCTTGGCGACCGACCCGGAGTTCAATATGGCGGCCACGGGACAGGAAAAAGAGCTCCTCGAGCGACTCCTCGACCGACTCAGGGAACAGCTTCCCGACTACGTAGGGCTTCAAGGGCTCCTGATCTGCGAGACGGCCCTGATGGGGTGGCACGTAGCCTGGCGACAATGGGGCGAATTGGCTATCCAGGGGACAGCGAAGGAACCAGTAGATGTCTACCGCGAATGCCGCGCGCAGCTGCGGAGGGTCATCGGGACGGGGCTATGGCCTCGATAATGTGTTGCCGGATGGGAACGGCGAGTCAAGCATCCAGATATGCCCTGATTGCTCCGTGATGATCGGTGCGATCCCGGCCGCCCGATCGGCCCGCTTGACGGTCCGATCCTACTGATCCGTGCGCCACCGGGAGAAGCGCGATTCCAGCCCAACCAACAGCGAATTCACGATCAGTCCCAGCAGCGCAATGGTCAGGACGCCGGAATACATCTGCGGGATCAGGAAGCTGTTCTGACTGGAGGTGATGAGGAACCCCAGACCGGACTTCGCCCCGACCATCTCCGCCGCGATGAGCACCAGAATCGCGGCCGAACCCGCGATGCGAATCCCTGCGAAGATCGTCGGGACGGCCGCGGGGAGAATGATGTGCCGGAACAGTGCCGCTTGGCTCAGCCCGAGCGTCTTTCCGAAACGGATCAAGAGCGGGTCCACCGTTTTGAGACCGGCCGCCGTGTTGAGCAGAACCGGGAAGAACGCCGCGTAGATGACAATGACCACCTTGGACAGCTCTCCGATCCCCAGAAGCAGAACGAAGACTGGCAGCAGAGCCAGTGCGGCCGTGTTTCGGAAAATCTCCAGAAGCGGGTTCAGCATCTCGTAGGCGGCCCGGTACCAGCCGATGACCAGACCGAATGCGATTCCGAGGACCGTGGCGATCGCAAATCCTACCAACGACCGGGCGAGGCTGGCCGAGAAATGCGACCACAGTTCGCCCGATACCAGAAGATCCCACCACGCGCCGACCACCACATGGAATCGCGGAAGGAAAACCTGGAAGGTTGGGCTTCCGAGAAGCGGAGCGAATTCCCAGAGCACAGCGAAAAGGACGATGGGAATGGAACCCAGAACAGTTTTCCGGAGCCTCGGCCGCCGTTTAGCCGGCCCACGGGGGCGGCCGCCGGGCGAAGGGGCACGGGCCGCGTCCGGTGACGTGGGCGATGCGGAATCAACAGATGCTTGCGCAGTTATGGTGCTCATGGGATTCCTAACGCGTACCGGCGGTTGCGGGTTCTGTCTCGGCCTCCGGGGAGGCCGGATTTTCGGACGCTGAAGTGTGCAGTAGGCTCCACACCTCGTGGCGTGCCCTGACGAAGGTTTCGCTCGAACGTACGTCCCGTCCGGGTTCGACCGTATGGTTTCCGACCTCGACGACGTCTTTGACCCGACCGGGCCGGGATTCCAGGACGACGACGCGCTGGCCCAGGTATACGGCCTCTTCGACCGAGTGGGTGATGAACAGGACCGTCGTCCCGGTGTCCTGCCAAATGCGGATCAACTCGCTCTGAAGAGTCTCCCTGGTTTGCGCATCGAGCGCGCCGAACGGCTCGTCCATCAGGAGAATCTCCGGCTCGTAGGACAGCGCCCGCGCGATTGCGACCCGCTGCTTCATTCCCCCGGACAGTTGATGCGGATACCGGTCTTCGTATCCGTCCAGACCTACCAACCGAAGAAAGCGGTCTGCCTTGACACGTAGGTCGTGCGCTTTGAGACGCGAACCTTTGTCCACGGTGTTCTTGAGAACGAACACCACATTGTCCCGGGCAGACTTCCACGGCAACAACGCGTATTGCTGAAAAACGACGCCGCGATTGCGTCCCGGCCCCCGAAGAGGCTTTCCATCGATCAAGATCTGCCCCGTAGTCGCCGAGGTCAACCCGGCCAATAGGTCGAGGATCGTCGTTTTACCAGACCCGGAGGGGCCGACCAGAGTGACGAATTGACCCTGCTCGATACTGAAATCGATATTGTCCAGAACGGTCGTGATCGTGGGCGTTGACGCAGACTGGCCGGGCGTGGAGAACTCCTTGCCGAGACCTTTGATTTCTATTTTCGGTACATGCTCGCTCATGGGACTCCTCAAGACTGCCGGATGAGATCATTGGTGTAGTACTTTCCCGGCTCGACCGGCTGGCTGACGATTTTCCGAGTACGGAGCCACTCTTCCCACCGGGCAAAATCGTTGTCCTGCATGATCCCGCCCTGGGTGAGTCCCGTGGATTTCCAATACTGGAGGGGAGCGGGATCTTCGCCCCGGCCTCGGTTGCTGACGATCTTGACCATGCGCTCGACGACCGTTTCGCGAGGCTGTTCGGTGGCCCAGCGAACGGCTCGGTCGGAGCCGTGGGCCACCTCCCGGGCGAGGTCCGAATTCTGGTCGATCCATTCCTGGCGCATGACCATCTGGCCAGCGGGAAATTTGCCGAAAAGGTCGACATCGCGGGCCAACTCACGGAGGGTTCCGTGCTCTCGGACGAGATCCTGCGCGATGCCGTCGATCACACCCGCGTCGATGTGACCCCGAAGAATGGAGATTTCGATGTCGCTGGGAGGGATGGGGACCAAAGTGACGTTCTTGACCTGCTCGGGGGTGGCGCCGGAATGTTCCAATAACTGAAAAATAAAAGCTTCGGAGTGTGCGCCCAAAGTATTCATTCCTACGGTTTTTCCGACGAGGTCCAGAGGGTTCTTGATGTCTCCGTCATTCGAAGAGTAGAGCCCGACATAAGTCTCTTCGTCTGAGCCGTAATAATTGGATGCCGCCCGAATTGGAATTCCTGCCTCGACCAGTTTGATCACGGCTCCGGAAAAGGCGTGCCCGATGTCGGAATCTCCCGTCGCAACGGTCTGTATGTCCTGTGGTCCGCTCGTCGTATTGCCGATGTACTTCAGCTCCGCCATGGGCAGGTACCCCAGATCCTGGGCGAGCTCGGCGAACAGCACTGTCTGGGGCCAACCCTGATATCGCACCACCCGGTTGGCCTCTGCGGCTTGGGAGGACTGCCCGCAACCGGCGAGCGACGCCGTGGCAGCGATTCCGGCCAACCCGGCCAGGCCCGACAAAGCCCTTCGCCTTCCGATAAGGCGGCGGCCGGGTGGGGAATTCGGGGGAGTAGCTGGGGCGACCATGGGTGTTCTCCTCCACGGAAATTGGTATCAACTGGTTTTGCAGGGTGCCTGAATACGACTCGGCTCATCTATATTCAGATTCCCGATAATTATTGAAAATAGACAATACGAATCCGCTTCTCCCACATCAATAAGCAGGTAAGAAATGGAAAAGACGGAATTGGGCGTAATTTATGACGCCGTTTTTCTCCGCATGTCGTCAGTGATTTCGGCCGTGTACGTGGGGGCGTACCGTGTCGAGCAAATCAAGATTACGAACCTAAGGAATTCCATGGGCGCGATAAAACTGCATTGGTTCTTGCCGACGAGCTCCGACTCCCGGGGCGTTGTCGGCGGCGGCCACGGTGCGGAAGTCCAGGGTACGGCTGCGATCCGTCCTCCCTCCTTGCGCTACCTGACTCAAGTGGCTCAAGCCGCCGAGTACAACGGATTCGAGTCCGTCCTGACGCCAACGGGCTTGTGGTGCCAGGATTCATGGCTGACCACGGCCGCAATTTCCCAGCACACCGAGACGCTGAAGTTCTTGGTCGCGTTTCGGCCGGGTGCCATCTCGCCGACCTTGGGCGCTCAGATGGCGGCCACGTATCAGGACATGACCAAGGGCCGCCTCAATATCAACATCGTGACAGGTGGCGAATCGGCCGAGCAGAAAGCCTTTGGCGACTTCAATGACAAAGAGGGCCGTTATGAACGAACCGGTGAATTCCTGGATGTCGTCGGCCGGTTGTGGGATCACGAAGAACCCTTCGACTACGCCGGTGAGCATGTCCGCGTCGAACAAGCTCGGTTGGCGTACCCGCCCGATCCGCGCCCGGAAATCTACTTCGGCGGTTCGTCTCCGGCGGCAGGGCGCGTTGCCGCGGCGCACTCGGACGTGTACCTCACCTGGGGCGAGCCGCCGCAGCAAGCGAAGGAGAAGATCGATTGGATCCGGGGCCTGGCCGAGGAACAAAGGCGCACGGTCCGGTTCGGTATAAGATTGCACACGATTTCGAGGGATACCTCGGCCGAGGCCTGGGCCGTGGCAGAGAAAATGCTGGCCAATATCGACCCCGCACTGATTCGGAAGCAGCAAGAGGCCCTGCGAAAATCCGAGTCGGAGGGCCAGCGTCGGATGCTTGATCTGCACGGAGGCTCCTCCTCCGACTTGGAGATCCACCCCGGGCTGTGGGCCGGTGTCGGACTGGTCCGCGGCGGAGCCGGGACGGCACTGGTGGGATCCCACCGAGAGGTGGCCGACTTGATCAAGGAATACGTATCGGTCGGATTCGACGAATTCGTGCTCTCCGGGTATCCGTGCCTTGAAGAAGCATTCTGGTTCGGTGAAGGGGTTCGGCCCCTGCTCGAGTCCGACGGACTCATCTAGTCTTCGCAGGATGTAGCTGTATTAACCGCTCCAGCCGGGCCCGATAGCACGCGATGCGTACTCGTCGTTACCTATTCGCTATTGTTGCTCTATGAAGGTTTTGGTGCTTGGCCCGGGCGGGCGTGAACACGCAATTATCGCTGCGCTCCTGCGCGACCCGGCGGTCACGGAAGTACATTCGGCTCCCGGCAACGCGGGAATCGCCGCTGTCGTTCCGACTCATGCCATCGACGCCAACAGCCCCGAAGAGGCAACGGCCCTGGCGGAAAGGCTGGACGCGGACCTGATCGTCGTAGGACCCGAAGCTCCGTTGGTTGCAGGAGTCGCCGATGCCCTGCGTGAAGCCGGATTCCCGGTATTCGGTCCGAACGCCGACGCCGCCCAGCTGGAAGGTTCGAAAGCCTTCGCCAAAGAAGTCATGGCCGAGGCCAATGTTCCGACTGCCATGGCCCGCGTCGCTCATGACGCCGCGACCGTCAGGGAATGCCTTAACGCTTTTGGTGCGCCGTACGTCGTCAAAGACGACGGCCTTGCTGCCGGCAAAGGCGTGGTCGTTACGGAGGATCGCGATGAGGCTCTGGCTCACGCCCAATCCTGTTTTGACGCCGGCTCGTCGGTCGTCATCGAGGAATTCTTGGACGGTCCAGAAGTTTCACTGTTCGTGATCTGCGATGGGCAACGAACGGTCCCGCTCAGTCCGGCGCAGGATTTCAAACGAATCCACGATGACGACGAGGGCCCCAATACCGGAGGGATGGGGGCATACACCCCGTTGCCGTGGCTTCCCGAAGACTTCACCGAAGAGGTCGTCCGGCGCGTCGCCCAGCCAACGGTTGACGTGATGGCGGACCGTGGGACTCCCTTCGTGGGCGTGCTGTACTGCGGATTGGCCCTGACAAGTCGTGGGATCCGAGTCATCGAATTCAATGCTCGCTTTGGAGACCCGGAGACCCAGGCGGTGCTGGCCCGTCTCAAGACGCCCCTGGGCCAACTGCTTCTTGC
This region includes:
- a CDS encoding sterol carrier family protein, which produces MARRKITDDVGLAALRSWESDPTATDRKTKAAAVRYALEELAHRAPGNSVEVRVPPFGVTQAIEGPRHTRGTPPNVVETTADTWLGLVTGLMTWEEARAGGTVDASGNRSDLSSLLPLFSTRTAMKRASEKGNLKQ
- a CDS encoding asparaginase; the protein is MQTFSWENAAELAVVERSGFVESRHIGAAAVVSPEGEIVHAVGDADAPIFPRSTLKPFQAIASLKAGAPLRGAEVAIAAGSHEGSFEQIQVVADILQDAGLSPRDLQCPEAFPKDERAHSYLLTHDMGKQRIAFNCSGKHAAFLAACVHNEWDTGTYLEPDHPLQRLVMEIVEEFTGEPVQTIGVDGCGAPVPAFSLNGLARAYGTLGEGIRNIKADARTATLATAMADYPEMVQNHGKPNTLVMEELDVIAKFGAEGVLAIGTRDGAAVAVKSLDGSFRAVTLVALTLLARQGYIAQDSVEALLPRVLQPITGGGKPVGQVRLGSAFEEA
- a CDS encoding MDR family MFS transporter; translated protein: MSPGPSPASPQTGQFSEVVAAEARATPEEQPEALPTKHIVGVLAVLVVSALIMILNETVLTVALPDIMADFDISAATAQWLTTGFLLTMACIIPTTGWMLERFTIKRLFLVALSLFVVGTAMAAFAPNFATILAGRVIQAGGTGIVLPLLMTSTLIMVPPAHRGTVMGLNSVVIAVAPAVGPTLSGIIVNALSWHWVFRMMLPLGVIVLLVGFFLLKPTGHTRKLPLDLASVVLAVLGFGGIVYAMGSVSAIAKGHLTPLIGLVVGIIALVLFASRQRKLQKASGSALLDLRPFAVHNFRLAVSVLMIAMAVMLGSVMVLPILMQSGMGINVMTVGLVMLPGGLVQGLLSPLIGRVYDKFGPRPMVIPGTVMLTAGQWLFFLIHPDTSVGFIVGVHIVFSLGMAMIMTPMMTVALGSLPQSLYSHGSAIMNTLQQLGGATGTAILTAALTVGTGIAVAAGSSAGEAQVSGSHAAFFVGGVLGIVAVIVAPFIHKIRETHLRID
- a CDS encoding TetR/AcrR family transcriptional regulator → MDQTVDLRTRRKLQTEREIHRAALELFEQQGVRATTVPEIAARAGVSPRTFFRYFSTKEEAALPIQRTMVRAIDRVEFSASEPTAVLETVEAMMDATLSEPTASEIEDHRRISRLLATDPEFNMAATGQEKELLERLLDRLREQLPDYVGLQGLLICETALMGWHVAWRQWGELAIQGTAKEPVDVYRECRAQLRRVIGTGLWPR
- a CDS encoding ABC transporter permease codes for the protein MSTITAQASVDSASPTSPDAARAPSPGGRPRGPAKRRPRLRKTVLGSIPIVLFAVLWEFAPLLGSPTFQVFLPRFHVVVGAWWDLLVSGELWSHFSASLARSLVGFAIATVLGIAFGLVIGWYRAAYEMLNPLLEIFRNTAALALLPVFVLLLGIGELSKVVIVIYAAFFPVLLNTAAGLKTVDPLLIRFGKTLGLSQAALFRHIILPAAVPTIFAGIRIAGSAAILVLIAAEMVGAKSGLGFLITSSQNSFLIPQMYSGVLTIALLGLIVNSLLVGLESRFSRWRTDQ
- a CDS encoding ABC transporter ATP-binding protein, whose product is MSEHVPKIEIKGLGKEFSTPGQSASTPTITTVLDNIDFSIEQGQFVTLVGPSGSGKTTILDLLAGLTSATTGQILIDGKPLRGPGRNRGVVFQQYALLPWKSARDNVVFVLKNTVDKGSRLKAHDLRVKADRFLRLVGLDGYEDRYPHQLSGGMKQRVAIARALSYEPEILLMDEPFGALDAQTRETLQSELIRIWQDTGTTVLFITHSVEEAVYLGQRVVVLESRPGRVKDVVEVGNHTVEPGRDVRSSETFVRARHEVWSLLHTSASENPASPEAETEPATAGTR
- a CDS encoding ABC transporter substrate-binding protein; its protein translation is MVAPATPPNSPPGRRLIGRRRALSGLAGLAGIAATASLAGCGQSSQAAEANRVVRYQGWPQTVLFAELAQDLGYLPMAELKYIGNTTSGPQDIQTVATGDSDIGHAFSGAVIKLVEAGIPIRAASNYYGSDEETYVGLYSSNDGDIKNPLDLVGKTVGMNTLGAHSEAFIFQLLEHSGATPEQVKNVTLVPIPPSDIEISILRGHIDAGVIDGIAQDLVREHGTLRELARDVDLFGKFPAGQMVMRQEWIDQNSDLAREVAHGSDRAVRWATEQPRETVVERMVKIVSNRGRGEDPAPLQYWKSTGLTQGGIMQDNDFARWEEWLRTRKIVSQPVEPGKYYTNDLIRQS
- a CDS encoding LLM class flavin-dependent oxidoreductase; translated protein: MEKTELGVIYDAVFLRMSSVISAVYVGAYRVEQIKITNLRNSMGAIKLHWFLPTSSDSRGVVGGGHGAEVQGTAAIRPPSLRYLTQVAQAAEYNGFESVLTPTGLWCQDSWLTTAAISQHTETLKFLVAFRPGAISPTLGAQMAATYQDMTKGRLNINIVTGGESAEQKAFGDFNDKEGRYERTGEFLDVVGRLWDHEEPFDYAGEHVRVEQARLAYPPDPRPEIYFGGSSPAAGRVAAAHSDVYLTWGEPPQQAKEKIDWIRGLAEEQRRTVRFGIRLHTISRDTSAEAWAVAEKMLANIDPALIRKQQEALRKSESEGQRRMLDLHGGSSSDLEIHPGLWAGVGLVRGGAGTALVGSHREVADLIKEYVSVGFDEFVLSGYPCLEEAFWFGEGVRPLLESDGLI
- the purD gene encoding phosphoribosylamine--glycine ligase — protein: MKVLVLGPGGREHAIIAALLRDPAVTEVHSAPGNAGIAAVVPTHAIDANSPEEATALAERLDADLIVVGPEAPLVAGVADALREAGFPVFGPNADAAQLEGSKAFAKEVMAEANVPTAMARVAHDAATVRECLNAFGAPYVVKDDGLAAGKGVVVTEDRDEALAHAQSCFDAGSSVVIEEFLDGPEVSLFVICDGQRTVPLSPAQDFKRIHDDDEGPNTGGMGAYTPLPWLPEDFTEEVVRRVAQPTVDVMADRGTPFVGVLYCGLALTSRGIRVIEFNARFGDPETQAVLARLKTPLGQLLLAAAQGELDGRESLRWDLRTAVDVVMAAENYPDTPRKGDEISGLEEAEALEGVSVMHAGTRRERSLSGTTSVVTSGGRVLAVVALGEDLEDARSRAYRGAEKIAWKGAQYRRDIAQKAAAGQIQVPTL